Genomic segment of Arachis stenosperma cultivar V10309 chromosome 4, arast.V10309.gnm1.PFL2, whole genome shotgun sequence:
atctttcatctcaaactcttcttttagagtttttataattgttggaatatCTTCAGGGGTttcaatgatatttaaatcatcaacgtatatagcaattataatgaatccagatgcagatttctttataaaaacacataggcagatatcatcattattaaatatgttttttggccagatactcagtaagacgattataccacatccGTCCAGATTATTtcagaccatataaagatctttacAATTTAACTGAGTATAATTCCtgtgaatattcattggatgatttagatatctttagtccttcagggactttcatatagatatcacgATCTAATGAGCCATATAAGTAGGCGGTTATCACATCTATTAAATGCATATgtagtttatgatatgcagataagctgaccaaataacgcaatgttattgCATCCACTACAGGAGAATACGTTTCTTCGTAATATATACCGGgtctttgtgaaaaaccttgtgccacaagccGAGCTTTGTAGCGTACaactttatttttctcatttcgttttcttaCAAATACTCATCGGTATCTAataggttttacatcttctacTGTACGGACTATacgtccaaagacttcacgttttgcaagtgagtctaactcagccttcatggcttcttcccattttggccaatcatttctttgtcgacattcttcaactgattttggctcaagatccttactttcatacATGATATtcaatgccacattatatgcaaatatttcattgacaattgtcttattttgATCCCATTTTTCTCCTGTAAaaacataatttatcgagatctcatcattttcacaattttcaggtacttGAACGTCTTCTGGAgttaaaattgtatcaaaattTTGGACAACTACAGGTGTCTTTATGTCTTTCTCAATAGGAATaatatttacctcttttcttttctgaggaattttatctttggaaccgaTAGGCCTGCCATGCTTTTGGCGTGAATTTGTTTTGGTGGTAATTTATCCGACTGAGACATCAACTCGAATCGGAGCATTTTCAGCTGGTATATAGGATttagttatcctctttgtatcaaaaaatgcatcaggcaattcatttgctatcctttgcaaatgtataatcttttgaacttctagttcacattgcctaGATCGAGGATCCAAATGCAtcgatgcattccaattaagtccCTTTttaggaagcttattctctccccctaatattagaaattttgattcatcaaaatgacaatccgcaaatcGGGCTTTAAATATATccccagtttgtatctcaagataccttaCTATAGAGGggaaattatatttaatatatatccccaatttttttttggagtcccattttggtgcgagaAGGTGGTGCAATgagaacatatatcgcacacccgaaaattcttaaatgaaaaacaTTTGGCtactggccaaaagctaattgcataggagagaactgatggtaactcgttggcctcaaaggAATAAGTGCTAcagcatgtaaaatagcattgCCCCCAAAGCGaagttgggagatttgttctcataagtaagaGTCTAACAATTAACTGAAggtgtttaataagtgattctgctaacccattttgtgtgtgaacatgagctactggatgtttaacacttattccattagccatacaataagcatcaaaagcttgggaagtaaattcatcagatcaagacgaattgctttgattggattttctggaatttgtgcttttaatcgaataatttgagccagtaatctcgcaaaagccaggttgcgagaagacaataagcacacatgtgatcATCTCAAAGATGCGTCTATTAgaaccataaaatatctaaaaaaatccACATgatggatgaataggtccacatatatcgccttgaatcctttctaggaattaaggggactcaaatccaatctttactagtgatggccttaaaattaatttCTCCTGAGAACATgctgcacaacaaaattcactagatttaagaatcttctggctCTTGAGTGAATGTCCATaggagttttcaataattctccacATCATGGTTGCATTGTTTCCAGATGACCCAATCGatcatgccaagttatgaattcatttgggctagtaaacttctggtttgcAATGGTATGTAATTCAactgcactaatcttggtataatataacgcacatgaaagtgagggtaacttttctaatataacctttttatttgaatcatgagttgtgatacataagtactcatAACTTCCCTCATTCATagtttcaatatgatatccatttcggtgaatatctttgaaactcaataACTTTCTTAGAGACTTagtagataatagtgcattatttattataaattttattcctctagaaaataaaattatagctctttcggagccttctatcacattgcttgagctaataatagtattaacatattcttcttttggcatAAGATGGTTAAAGTATATATTACTCTTGAGAATGGTGTCCGAAATTGCACTATCTGCAAGGCAAACATCTTCACTATATGTCCTTGCCATTctcttcaaagacaaataataataataaaatgagggAAGTATATgcacataaaattattttcttaattaaaaatatttttctaaaaggtatagtatatactaaaaattttattattattatcttggCACATTcagtaattttaaaattcataatattttattatttatatacattatACTTGAAGTTCAAgcacatagaaaataaaatttaacaagaagttctttacattatttatttacataaatacttaacaatctcacatattaaactattccattattgatcaaatgaccaatatttccttcaggattcttaaaaaaatcagatacatcataatgagtggtggaattttcagcatcatttgaaataaaatttgactctttttctttatcgtcccttttcaaagatacttgataaagatcaactaggtgccttagggtacgacaggtacgtgaccaatgaccctttccaccacaacgaaAACATTTATCCTCAACTGATTTATTTTCCaattgtttctttctttatcccacttctggtgagatcctttcTTGTGAATATAATTCCgattccttccataatttttcttgttactAAAACCTtcccatttacctcttctggagtaatgatttgccgcatttacttcagaAAATGGGGCGCCAGCTGGGCACACTTCATCATTCTTTAAgagcaactcattgttgcgttcaaaagtaagaaggcaagaaattaactcagaatatgtTTTAAACCCTTTTTCTTGATATTGCTGCTGCTGGAGCACATTtgaggcatggaaggttgagaaagttttctctaacatatcaTTATCAGATATCTTTTTTccacataatttcattcgtgaggtaATTCGAAACATTGctgaattatattcatttatggatttaaaatcctgtagacgcaagtgcgtccattcatatcgaggttgaggaagtatcaccatcttttgatgattatacctttcttcaaggtctttccacagatatgcaggatcttttaatgtgagatattcatttttcaatccttcgtcaagatgacaACGAAGGAAAATCATgactttggctttatccttctggaatACATTATTTTCAACCTTAATAGTATCTCCAAAATCCAtagaatcaagatggatttcagtatctaatatcataataaataattgtttccagatatatcaagagcattaaattcaagatgagagagtttcgacataatgaaaatttgttacctgagtTATCTTAAAATTTGATTAGAGTCTCGTGATAAcatgttgtaaaataaataaagatgatgtactaaatataaaataaagatgtgtaaatagaagactctaatataaatataattaactcAATAAGGGAGattcatatatttatatgcaataaaaagaaatagaaagagaaaatattagtaatgtataaagagagaggagaatatttttattgttgtgtgtATTGTTCCTCAGTCGCTTCTCTATTTATAGGCGAAGGAAGTTTTACATTCTCAACTTTATTAATTCTGGTTTGCATTGAGAATTTGAGTAATTTAGTATCACACAGCCACCCATATTAATGGACATCCACTTTGACTATTTTGATCTTATCACAACAGTAACctcaattcttttttttttcttatcttcttctttttcattgaCAAAAAAACTTCATCTTTAGATCTCTCCATCTTAAGCGTGGCAGAAGAAGTGATAGAAAAAGCCAACAACCCTTACATTAATCGAGTGCATTGTCTGTGATTGCCACATTGATTTTTATAGTCGTGAATCAGAGAATTTTctcatcttttctatctttaagTTCCATACATACCTCTCATCGAAATTTTTAATTGGTTTCTTAATTTTATGATGAACTATATCCTtcagtattttaatttattgcaAGATGATATATTAGTAAGAAAATTAACGAACATCTTCATTACACTCTTTTTAGTTAAGCCAACAGTGAATAATATTACTGCACTAACATAATATGTTATGAAAAATGGAATAAAGCAGTGGTCAGTTAACAAATGGTTTCATTCATAAAAGAAAATGacaaaaaagaataataagaagaagaaataatatttttacgAGGGATTATGttccaataaaaaatttggtgaaGAGATTATTTGTCCCAATTCAATAATTGAGTAACACATCAATATTATTGTGCCACATAGAATTCTGCCATAAGAAAGTCATGACgaaattgacaaaaaaaaattgattgtcAGATAGAACTGATGTGTAAAAGTTAAATTGTCATTTTTTAACCATAAAGAAGCGAATATTTTTTCTGTAAAATATACAGAAATCAAAACAGGTTTTTACATAAAAGTTAAAACATGCTTTtttcttttggattttcttcgtAGTTTATCATTCAATAAATAAGTATATAAATAGTTTTAAAATAGGTTACTGATCAAATTagttctttaaaaataaattattagtcAAATTTGTcttgaaataattttttcaatcaaattagttcataaaagatttaaaattaatcGCATTTGTCCTTTTATCaataaattaactatttttaCTAATGAGTGGATACATAGAACATTAAATGACAGATCATATGACACTTGATATACACAAGTGAATATTAACAAAATATGTTTATGAATTTGGATCAAATTAGTTCCTATTCCAATTTATTTAAACCATAAATTCCCTCCCCTCTCAAAAAAAAATGTAGACATTTATCCATTGCATGAGTATCATTACTTGGggaatgaaaaaaataaaaaaaatatatttggactcatttttttcattctctctcccttctctctctgcacattttctttctcattttctttttctttttcttaaacACAAATAACGAACATGAACACAAAAAAGCACAATTATATATAAACTTTATgtaaaaaaagttataaaaaaaatatataaaaaaaaggaagaaaaacaactACAACTACAACTACCCCATCATCAACAATAGTAATGAAGTAATTATTGAaggagaaggaaaaagaaaatcacAAGAAGAATATAAAGTCATTATCACCATCAAAGatatcataagagcttgaagcaCTAAATAATCTTATACCAATTAAGAATCTTATAATTTAGCTTTATGTTTTAAAtaatgttctttatttttttatttattatgaaaaaaaagggagaaatgaaaaaatatttgtgaTGGTAAATTTTTTTAggcataaattttttaatattaactaTAAAATTGTACTTAGTAGTCTGTTTATTCTCttcttatattatttatttatgtataattaaatttgtttaccTTAATTGTTTGATTTAGAcgaagaaaaattaaagataaaaatattaaagaatagGATGATGGAAATTTGGAAATCATGTAGAGAAAATTTAGAACAATTCTTCTTATCTTGgattttgctttttcaatttttcttcttccgcAATAGTAATAGTAATAGATTGATAGTAaatgaaaatagcaattaatttgatttaattttataaaggGAATGTATGAGGAGCTAATAGAATATTTACATAATATatacaatggaggtttatggaatattagagatataactattagtattatttttttctattaactgaaatttttgggatgagtgaTATTATGACATGAGGGAAGATGTTTATTATTCATAGTATTCAGATAGTTATTCTGAATAATATGAGgaatgtttattttataactCATTAGtccattatacacattgtacaaatagtcTATTATCTCCTTACCGGAATCCTTTTATAAATATATCTTATCaacatttatttatgtatatcaGATATTATATGATTTTATGTGATCAATCGTTAACGCAAACtattaattcattaaaaaaaaaacataattaatttaattaaaaaaatcattaaaagaCGAATTTGATCattagtttattttaaaatagcgCTAACATGTTTTAGAAACAATATCATTAACTAGATGCTATAATGATCCCTTAGATTTAGGATTTTTAccaatttaatttctaaaatttcaaTTGCAATgttatgatttttgaaattaagttcCAAGCACTATAGTGATTCCTCAACCTCTGGTAGATGCTAACTCTTCAAACTCATCATTGTCATTGCTTAGGCTATGTAGGAGGTGCTAATTCATCACTATGGGAGTGCAAGTTTTGAGTTAATTACCAATTtgatactaaaaaaatttacacgcggaagaaaaaaattttaaaagatgttATCGACAAAATAATctctaaattatttaaaaatgcaataaaaataattaataaatattatattttttaataaataacaaaaaaattttatttagcaAATAAATTATCTATTTAATCCGAATTTTTATTgcaatattttaataaatattttaaaaatacaaaaaaaattcggaacaaaatttcatttttagagcttttattttttaaaataatgtaATTATTCACAATAAagtactttttaaaaaaaattatttgacacaaaattaatgaagtttaagaattaacaaaaatcttattttcttagtaatatttataaaaaattatattaaaatttaatttttaaatatatatttaatatataattttttattatatttttaatttttaaatttatttgtcgttaatattttttaaaattatttttatcaataaaataaaattttcgatACCGCATAATCGCATTTTTTCCCAAGGTCCATTTATGCATTTGTCAAGTTagtgtataaaaaaaataaaatattaaattagtctTTTACGTGTAAATTTAATCatgttttagtttttaaattttaaagtatcatatttaaattaaaaaataattgatttaattttaatgtaatccgataataaaattaatgttaCTGTTATATCAAACGTAAATGCAAGGCTATCGTCACTTATATTGTAAAATAATTCTCCTCGGTAATAGAAAAGGTTGGTTATATAAATTGTtcatatctaaaattaaattttgttaattatttaacattaatttcatggcaaaaatacattaaaattaaataattttttttaaatttaaataagagccttcaaaaatcaaaaccaaataaaattaaatccaTAGATACCAATGTAGTAGTACACCCAAAAAGGATGGAAAGAACACTGCGGTGACGTGAACTAGATTAGAATTTGGACCAAACTAGGGAAAGCAATTTAGTCAGAGCAGAGATTGAGGTGATCAGACTGCGTGAATCCGATGATGGAATCCAATACCAGAAGCATCCCACGCCTACCaatcctcctccttcttcttctactctccaTAGCAATCACCACTCAATCATCATCGTCATCAGAATCAGAAAGCATCATATCGCGCTTCCAGCAATACCTCCGAATCAACACGGCCCACCCCATCCCTAACTACCACGAAGCAGCCAACTTCTTGAAATCGCAGGCCGACTCCCTTTCCCTCCAATCCCAAACCATCGAGTTAGTCAACGCCAAGCCCATCGTCCTCATCAAGTGGCCCGGCTCCCAGCCCGACCTCCCCTCCATCCTCCTCTACTCCCACACCGATGTCGTCCCCGCCGAGCACGACAAGTGGGCCCACCATCCCTTCGGGGCCCACATCGAGCCCGATAACGGCCGCATATACGCCAGAGGCTCCCAGGACATGAAGTGCGTCGGTATGCAATACCTCGAAGCCGTCCGCCGCCTCAAGAACTCAGGCTTCCAACCCCTTCGCTCCGTTTACCTCGCTTTCGCCCCCGACGAGGAGATTGGCGGCCACGACGGCGCCGAGAAGTTCTCCCAGTCCGAGATTTTCGACCAGCTCAACGTTGGCGTCGTGCTTGATGAAggtaattcaattcaatttaaatttgTGGCATCAGAACTCGTATTTGGTTGATACTCTTGATAGATTAGGCGACACGGGTTAGGGTAGTATGCATGAGGTTCTAGCCTTCCAGGTTCACTTCAAACTTCAAACTTCATATTCCTATTGTAATCAAAATAATTCGACTCAAATTCGTTGTGAAAGGACTAGTAATTGATTGATAGATACGTACATACATGTAAATGTGGTGTTGGGCGGCAGGGTTGGCGTCGCCGGATGAGAAGTACAGGGCGTTTTATGCTGAGAGGTGCCCGTGGTGGTTGATAATTAAGGCTGTTGGGGCGCCCGGGCATGGAGCCAAGCTCTATGACAACTCTGCCATGGAGAATCTCTTGAAGAGTATTGAGAACATCAGAAGGTTCCGAGCCTCGCAGTTCGACCTGGTCAAGGCTGGATTGAAGGCCGAAGGGGATGTTGTTTCTGTTAATATGGTCTTTCTTAAGGCTGGAACTCCTTCCCCGACGGTAAGTCGAGTGATGCGTCATACTTGTATGGATGTAGTGAATTTTACTTCACTTTTCTTACCACTGCTGACTTTGGTAAAAGGAATTGTTATTTGGTGTTTTTGAAGATCTAATCTGATGTATCATTGTATTGTATCTGCCATGTGGTGTCATAC
This window contains:
- the LOC130976345 gene encoding uncharacterized protein LOC130976345 isoform X2, yielding MMESNTRSIPRLPILLLLLLLSIAITTQSSSSSESESIISRFQQYLRINTAHPIPNYHEAANFLKSQADSLSLQSQTIELVNAKPIVLIKWPGSQPDLPSILLYSHTDVVPAEHDKWAHHPFGAHIEPDNGRIYARGSQDMKCVGMQYLEAVRRLKNSGFQPLRSVYLAFAPDEEIGGHDGAEKFSQSEIFDQLNVGVVLDEGLASPDEKYRAFYAERCPWWLIIKAVGAPGHGAKLYDNSAMENLLKSIENIRRFRASQFDLVKAGLKAEGDVVSVNMVFLKAGTPSPTGFVMNLQPSEAEAGFDIRVPPTADPESLERRIAEEWAPASRNMSFSFKQKVSVHDKFGKPVLTKTDNSNPWWTLLENAIEKAGGKLGKPEVFPASTDARYFRDRGLPAIGFSPMANTPILLHDHNEFLSKDEYLKGIEIYESIIKAYASFEGNGSDGGSRDEL
- the LOC130976345 gene encoding uncharacterized protein LOC130976345 isoform X1 encodes the protein MMESNTRSIPRLPILLLLLLLSIAITTQSSSSSESESIISRFQQYLRINTAHPIPNYHEAANFLKSQADSLSLQSQTIELVNAKPIVLIKWPGSQPDLPSILLYSHTDVVPAEHDKWAHHPFGAHIEPDNGRIYARGSQDMKCVGMQYLEAVRRLKNSGFQPLRSVYLAFAPDEEIGGHDGAEKFSQSEIFDQLNVGVVLDEGLASPDEKYRAFYAERCPWWLIIKAVGAPGHGAKLYDNSAMENLLKSIENIRRFRASQFDLVKAGLKAEGDVVSVNMVFLKAGTPSPTGFVMNLQPSEAEAGFDIRVPPTADPESLERRIAEEWAPASRNMSFSLGQFKQKVSVHDKFGKPVLTKTDNSNPWWTLLENAIEKAGGKLGKPEVFPASTDARYFRDRGLPAIGFSPMANTPILLHDHNEFLSKDEYLKGIEIYESIIKAYASFEGNGSDGGSRDEL